AAGACAAACGAAAGTCACGTATAAAAAAAATTTTATAGAGAATAAGAAAGGACTTTATTTTTCGACAGGATAACAGGATAAAACATGATAAAAAAGACAACAAAAAAATAAGAGTAATTTGGTATACAGTTGAAAATCAGTGAAATGGAGGGTAAAGCGGAAATAGCTGGAAATGCTTGTATTACTTGGAGTTATTTAAAAATGTAAAATTAAAAAAAGGTTCATGTATCTGATGAAAAGTGAACATGGAGATACGAGAGTAAAAAAAGATGGGATTATCAATAAAAGTTTATCTTAAAAATAAAACTTTTCCTTGGGCTGAATGACTTCCAGCTATGATCTTATAAATATAAACACCGCTTCCTGTTATTATTCCTTCTTTATTTCTTCCATCCCAGATACATTCATGTAATCCGGCGCTCATTAAACCATCTTGAATAACCGAAATTTCACGCCCGAGTATGTCGTACATCACCAACCTGACATTGCTTTTTTCATTAATTTCAAATTGTATCGTTGTGGAAGGGTTGAACGGATTCGGATATGCAGGATGCAGCACAAATGCAGCCGGCTTTTCATCAACACATACAACTGTATCAACAGCTTTTGCTGCGATTTTTTCACTTTCGCTATTAGCACCAACTGCCTGAAGCCAATAGTAATACGGAACACCATTTACAGGAACACACTCGTCGATGTACTCGTTATTCCCGACAGCTACTGAATCAATATAAACTGTATAAAGCCGTTCATCATATATGAGTGAATCAAGGGAAGAGAATCGCGAAAGAGGTATAGGATCGGTAAGTATGTTTGACTGGGAGCGATATATTTTATACCAGTCAACATTACTATCATTTTCGGAAGACGATGCTGTCCAGGAGAGCCGGAGACTATGACCATGGTCGCCATCAACATCTGATACAGACAAGTTCGTGGGTGGAGAAAGCCTGATCCCTATTGAAAAGAACTTAACACCGAGATCCTGTATCATTCCTTTTCCATCGGCGATCCTTACCGAGACGCGGATGGAGAGTGTATCGCCGACCGCAAATGTGGTAGAGGTACGAAAGATCGCCAGGTATATGAGGCCCTCTGTAGCTTCGGAATGAGAGCTCCCGGACAACGCGAAGGACTTGGTGAAATATCCCGGATTATTGACTTCACCCGCGCTCAATAGCGAACCATCGAGGATATTCACTTCCGGTGTGGTGATAAAGGTGGAGCCGTTAAGAGTCCACTCATTATCTGTTATAAACGTCGATGAGGATGATGCGCGGTACTCTGCCTTCGCGGGGTCCCATGAGAATGCAACCGTAAATCCAGGGACATTTTCCCAATTCTGCGCATAGAGAGCAAACCCTACCAGCGTTCTTTCGCCAATTTTCCCAATATCCTCCACTCCCTGGTTTCCGGCGGCCAAGAGGTCGGCATCCACCTTAAAACCGGATTTTAGGATGTAGCTTAATATAGAAAAAGGCGCGTCACTTGTATCATAAATATTTGAATCAAAGATATCAGTAATTTTTATCCGGCAAATCATAGAAGAAATATCAGGAACAGTCCATGCATATGACCCGCTTGAGGGCGCGTTTGAAATTATGGTCGTCCAGGTAACACCACCGTCCACGGTATATTCAATATTAACATTATTATTTGTATTGCCAATCCATGTAATAGTTGTATCCTGGCCCGCGACAATAGTTTCCGCTCCGTTGGGATATGTAATGGTCAATGTCGGCTCTGGTATAACGATGGTTTGAATATCGCTCAAAACTATATGCTCCGGATTTCCATCAACAGCCTTAACATAGTACTCATAAACACCGGAACGTTCGAAAGTGGAATCCGTATATGATAACGACATAGACTCCACAGTATCTACAAGCACGAAATTTTCTTCATCATTTTCTTTTTTGTAAACTTCATACTTCTCGACACCGTAAATCGGATGCTGACCGACACCGGCCCATCCGTAGTACCCGACAATACCGTGATCCTCGGGGACTTGCCAAATCAGAAGGATTACATTTTTTTCATTTAGCTGAATACTGAATGCAATAAAAGGGCTGGGTGATATATTATCTATAGCACCACCCAAATAAATGTTACTCATCTCACTAATATAAACAACAGGCTTTTCTGCTACCGCTATATCACTTGTTACGTCTTGGTCAGAAGCGCAAAGACCCCACCAAAAATCACCATTTACAGGTGTGGGTGCCAGAGCTGATGAAAAACCTTCTTTATCATAAAGAGTAGAGGGAAAAACCGCTGTATAAACCCAAGTAGAGTCAGCGCCAATTGGAGTTAATCTATATAATTGATAAGATTTTACAGAAGTCAAATGCTGGGGTGGAGTTTTAAATTTAACTATAATCCAATGTCCATTGTCATTTGGAACATCTTTAATAGTAAGTTCTGTTGGAGCTTCTGGTTCAGAAACAGCAAAAACGTTATTGGAATAAATAACGGAAATCATCAAAAACACAATAAATATTTTAAACATAAGACCGCAATCTACTTTATAATTTGATAATCATTATGGTTGTTTTGATTTTTTAGAATCGCATTTTTATCTCACAACTGAACCCGCCAATGCATTTTCTATTTCTAAAAAAATTTCATAAATTATTAAATAGCCTAACATGAATTTCTCCATTTATCGAACACTGGTGATTTATCCAATCAGAAGACCTCTGGATGCCCAGTGAAACACGATTGAACCACAGAAGATGCGCTATCTTTGTCTATAAGATGTCAAAGAGAGACGCCCACACGACATCGGCTTTAATCGATGTTTATAAGGAACTTCTTAATAGGCCAATGATGCGGCTGTCACCTCAGCCCGAATAACTTGGCCAACCAAGCAACAAACAAAGTTAAACCTGATCCTAGCAAAGATCCTATCACAGCGAAAATGAGTTTCTGTTTCCATTCGAGTGACTTCAACAGCAAGTTCTGATGATCACGAGGTGACCATCCTGGCCTATACCGAAAGAAACCCTTACAATTGCGTTGCTGTTCCTGAACCATATCGAAGATTTCATCAGCAGGGGGGACACCACAGTAGGACAGATCGAAATTAACCCACAGTGATCTGAAACACCATAGCTTTTCAAGAGGTGGACATCCCCCCGCTGTTCCACGCATATGTAGGAGGACCCGGTCAGCGGTGCTCACTTCTTTGTCTTCTAAAGCAAGAAAACCACAGTCAAGGCATGTGATCCGTCGTGGATGGCGCGCGAACGCAGCCACGTTTCGTCCTATCCTTTTTAACAAGTTCGTTTTCATCAATGGAATTCCCACACACAGTTACGGATTTCAATCGTCATTTTAGATTTCATGCGGCTTGAAGACCAAGCTGACTGAACTGCCTCTTTAAGACAAACAAACTTAAAGTTACCAGAGTAAGTGATATGAAGAGCGCTGCCGCGACTCCGGTCGAGTGCCTTTAAAGGCAGTCTTACCCTGTATTATCTGTTTTCCGCTTCTTTGCTGAGCCATGTTCTTGATGTTTACTCAGAGGCTCTTCACAGTGATGTATGATCTCTCCAGTTCTTGGGTCTGTGATAACCTCTTTATAGTAGTCATTCTCTCTATTAAATACACGTTCAAGGCGCATCCATTTTTGAATTTTTTTGAATAAGTCTGCTCCAATGGTGCCGAAGATAAAAAGCTTCCTTTTGCCTCCACGCCTACCCTTGTAGCTAAGTTTTGAGCGAGGTGTGATTTCCCCTCCCGTATCTTTAAAAAAAAGTCGAGAAGTGGAACTACAAGATGGGCATGGCTTCCGTGATTCGGGTGGAACTTCTGGTTCATCTTCGAATTCTGTTTTGCAGTTACTACATACAACTCTTTCCATAGTATCATAACCCAAGTACGTTGCTCAGTGTTCCTAAACTTCTTATTATATGGTTTACAGATAAAACATCATTCTGATATTCTATCTATACAACACGTCACCTATCTCAAGCTCATAAAGAGTAAAACTGTCGGTGCTTATGTCAACAACCATAAAGACATATTATAACTTTAGAAATATACTATCTATTTTATACTAATACAACAAAAATGAAAAAAATATGACACAATAGACCGCCAAACCTTGATTTCAGTCCGGCGGTCGATTGCGTTCTCTCATACATGAAAAATCACAATTCGGCGCAATTATCGTACCGTCTATTTTACTATTCGTCAATCCCCCGCAAACAAATGGATTGTGGCATCCGGGCTTTGCTCGTTCTGCTTTTCCGGACTCTGGAAAACAGCGATCTGAACCTTGCCGAGAACACCGAGGTCAAGCTGACCGGCTCGGCGACCAGCGCACTGCAACACCGGCGCGCCCTCCTCTTCAGTAACCCCTTTTCTTGTAAAGCTCTATCATCTGCCAGAAATGGTCGTATCCACCTTTCAAAGCCACAGACCTGAAAACCGCGGGCACATCCCCGTTTGTCCTGCGCCGGATTTCCTCCACCATCTCCATGCACGATGCCCAGAAAATCTGATTGAGAAGCGGGCCGGATGTGGGACACACTTTCCTGTCAAAGCCCGGAATGGCAAAAATACCGTATGTATCGCACATGGCGCCGGCATGCACATCGGTTTCCTTTGGAACGGTTCTGCCCTCGGGTATTTTTCCGTTTCGTGTCATCGGGCCGATGGATACGACTTTCATCCCAATTTTTCTGAATGTATCCAGGCTCTTCAGATCGACCTCGTCATCGGGTTTGGATAATCCCATGATTATCAGGTCTTTCGATGATGGCGTTTCTTTTCCTGCCCAGCTCTGCCAGTCCGTGATGTTGTTATCCTTATCGCATGAAATACCCTGGGTCAGGAGAAGTCCGCCCCGTCTGCCCCTCGATTCGCTCGCAAACCCGCCGTACCGGTCATACCCGTATACTCTCCCGCCGGACAATACGGAATCGACCGCCATCCGTGCGATCGCGCGAATCGCTCCCATTTCCGAGCCGATAAGCTCCAGCTGGTTCATGACCGTGTCGAAATAGTCGTCCATGACAGGGCTTGCGAGTCCGACATTCCTTTTTTCCTCGTTCAGGTTAATCGGGGGCTCATCGCCTCTGACCGGCACGGATTTGCCTCTCTGGGCCATAATACGGCATGCATCCGCTGTCATCATCCAGAATGTTACCATGCCGATAACGCCTGATGCCGGGCCCACAGGGGTGGTCATTCCGGGAACATCCATGAGCGCGCCCACCGTGGTCAGGTTTGTCTCGATCCATATGTCGCACCAGGGACGGATCATGAGCTTTTTGACATGCTCTTCCAGAAGCTCGTACCCTTGTGCATCGGCGCCCCAGGGCACCGGCATTCCGATGACGAACATATCTTTCGTGTCGACCTCGTCCAGAGAGCCGTTTTCCGTCGATTTAAGGAAAAGATCGCCGTCCTTCGATTTCTTGGGATCGTAGCCCGGTTTGAAAATTTCCGGGAGACCGTTACGGCCCGGAGGAAGGATATCGATGTTCGGCCCGTGGCCCATGTCCCATGAACACCAGCAGGTACGCCCTTCCATGTGTTTGGCGGCAATGGCGTGGGATGCTTCGAGCATGTTCTGAGACTGGGTGTTGCGAATCCATGTCAGCATCTCACGGATTTTTTTGAGATAACGGAACGACAGCGGCAGAGAATTTTTTTCGCCACCGTCATGACCATGATGTTCCTGAGACAAAGCGATGGATGCTGCGCCTGAAAACAAAGCTGCGAAAAGGGGAATTCGATATAAAGACTCGCGGCGTTTCATGATTTTCTCCGGAAATAGTATAATGGAATAATTCCGTTTATTTAATTCGAATGTATCTGAAAATATTCATAAACAATTTCACCACGGAGACCTGCTGCGACGGTGCGCCAGCACGGAGTAGGGGTAATTCATGAATTATCCCTACAATGTTACATCTGTCAGGTACGAAAAACAAATCCGCGTAAATCCGTTCGATCCGCGTAAATCCTTGTTCTATTGTATCTTATAAATGATTCTGGCCAACATGCTTCACCTTGATTCGAACACCGCTTTATCTATCACCCTCCATGTTATAACCCCCCGTTCCGAAACAGTGTATTCGAGCAGGGTCTGACCAAGCCGCGAGCCATCGTTGAACGAAGCGTACGCCCACCGTGAGTTGAGCACGTACATCCTCACATCAGGGTAAAACGAGGGCCGTGCGCCGAAAATCCCCCGAAACGGCATGAGCTCCTCATGGCTTCCGAGGTCGGCGATAATGTCATTTTGAGGGTCGGACAGGCCCCTTCTCCTGAATTCATCAACCGTTTCGGGACTGAGACCGGGAAAGCTTTTTGTGAGGTCTTCGATAATCGCATTCGATCTGGCCAGCTTTTCGGTAAGAGCATGTGCATCTGTCGTGAGTGTCTCATTCTCTGTGCGAAGACTTTTTGACATTTGCGCTGAATGGATGTAAGCATATGACATCACAACAGTTATAATTACAAGCAGCACTAATATACTACCGTAGATTATACGCTCACAGAATATATTCGATCCTGATTTCATAGTATTCCCTCATTCAACCATGTGCATTTTACACAGCTTCGCATAGATACCATTCTGTTTGATAAGCTCATCGTGAGTCCCGGTTTCGCACATCCGGCCCCGGGCGAGGACATGGATACGGTCGACAGTGCGAACCGTTGAGAGACGGTGGGCGATGACAATCGATGTCCGGTTCTCCATGAGCACCGGCACCGCTTTCTGGATAATTCCCTCGGTATATGTGTCGACACTCGATGTGGCTTCGTCGAGCACGAGAATATCACGGTCGGCGGCGAGAGCACGGGCAAAGCTCACGAGCTGACGTTGTCCCAGGGAGAGCCGTGATCCGCGCTCCATTACTTCAATATCGAGCAGGTCCCCGGAATCATTGGCCGATGTGTCAAACTGTATTTTCGACAGGACACGGCTCATTGTGTCTCGTGTGATACGGTCATCGCCGAGATTGATATTGTGAGCGACAGTCCTGTTGAATAGAAACGGTTCCTGGCCCACGAGAGCGAAACGGTGACGAAGGTCGGACAGGGAGATCTCACGGATGTCTTTTCCTCCGACCAGAATCCTGCCGCGGTCTACCTCGTAAAACCTGAGCAAAAGGTTGATGATGCTCGTTTTTCCCGCGCCTGAAGGCCCGACAAAGGCAATCCGCTCCCCCGGCCCGACACGGAACGATACATCCCTGAGCACCCATTCATCATCCTCATAGGCAAACCACACCCTGTCAAAAACGATATCCGCATCTTTCGGAAGCGGAACCGTGGCCGGAAGCTCGGTTATCGAAGGTTTCGTATCGAGCAGCGTGAATATCCGCTCGCTCGATGCAACGGCGGAAAGCATGACATTGAAATTTTCCGCCAGCTCCCGTACCGGCCAGAAAAACATGTCGATGAGCCGCACAAATGCAATCATGACACCGATCTGCAGTGTGCCCGCCTGAATGCGGAATCCTCCCTTCACCAGAATGAGCACCATGCCGAAAACACCGATAAATTCCATGATCGGGAAAAACAGGCCATAGTATAATACATTCCTGATCTTTACATCCATGAGATCGTCGGAGTACTTTGTAAACTTATTGAAGCTCCATCCTGTTCGCCGCATGAGCTGAATAATGCGGATACCCGAAATACTTTCCTGAAGGAACGCATTGAGACGGGCCGTACCTTTCCGGATGTTACGGTATACCGTCCGGACACGGTCTGCGAAGAGATGACCGACCAGGTACAGTAATGGCAGCAGTATCATTGTAATGATGGCCAGTTTCCAGTCCATGAGGAACATGAACACGATGATGCCTATGATGATGGTCGAGTTATTGATGATTTGAATGGCGCCCGATGTATAGAGCTCGTTGAGTGTGCTGACATCGTCGGTAATACGTGTCATGAGCCTGCCGACCTGGTTGTGGTCAAAGAAGCTCATCTCCATCGACATGACATGTTTGAAGATATTCATGCGGAGATCGTGCATGACCTTCTGGCCGAGCATCCCGGTCAGCATGCCGAGGAAATAATCGACAACCACGCTTATGACGTAGATACTGGCGAACAGGAGCATAAACCGGTTAAAACCAACCAGATTGCCTTTCGTCAGGTACTTGTCGATTGCGGTCTTGATAAAATACGGCCGGATAACGAGAAGCAGTGAGCTCGACATGCTCAGAATAAATGCCGTTACCGCCATCGCTGTATAAGGGCGTATATACGTCATGAGACGTCTGATGATCGCCCACAGCGAATATTCCCTGAAGGAATCGGGAGTGATACCCCGCTTTTTTATGTCAGCCTGAGTGTTCACTGTTGTCCGGAGTCCTCCAGAGACTCGATAGATTCCTGTTCGCTGTACAGCGCCGCATAACAACCATCGAGCGCCATAAGGCTTTCATGGGTACCGCGTTCGATAATACGGCCGTTTTCAAGATAGACAATCTCATCCGCATGCTTGACTGCGCCGAGACGCTGGGTAACGATGATCGTCGTCCTGTTTTCGGTTACATTCCTGATGTTTTTGAGGATTTTCATCTCTATCTCGGTGTCGACGTTGGAAAGGCAGTCATCGAAAAAAATGATCGGGGCATTGCTGATGAGCGCCCGTGCAATGGCGATACGCTGGCGCTGGCCGCCGGAAACCGTTATTCCGCGCTCCCCTAAAAACGTTCCGTACCCGTCCGGGAATTGCTCGATGGTCTCATGAATCGCCGCCAGCTCCGCCGCTTTATACAGAAGCTCCATATCCGCATCGGCATTGCCGAATGCGATATTCTCCTCGACCGTTTCGCTGAACAGAAACGTCTCCTGAGGAACATATGCTATCGAAGCCCGTAATCTCGACAGAGGAATGTCGTTAATATCGATACCGTCATAGAATATCACTCCTCTCGGAACATCATACGACCCGGTGAGAATGTTCAGAACGGTGCTCTTGCCGGATCCTGTCCTTCCCACAAGAGCGAGCGTGCAGCCCGGTTTGATGTCGAACGATATGTCGCTGATCACTTCCTGATTGGCCGTATACGAGAAATTGAGGTCTTTCACCGTTATCGCGCCATCGAGCGGCCGGTCGTCGGGGCTTTCATCGCTCCGTTCCGGTTCCTCGTCAAGAATTTCCTGTATACGGCGGGCGGAGGCCATGCCTCTCTGGAAAATCGCGACG
This sequence is a window from bacterium. Protein-coding genes within it:
- a CDS encoding T9SS type A sorting domain-containing protein, coding for MFKIFIVFLMISVIYSNNVFAVSEPEAPTELTIKDVPNDNGHWIIVKFKTPPQHLTSVKSYQLYRLTPIGADSTWVYTAVFPSTLYDKEGFSSALAPTPVNGDFWWGLCASDQDVTSDIAVAEKPVVYISEMSNIYLGGAIDNISPSPFIAFSIQLNEKNVILLIWQVPEDHGIVGYYGWAGVGQHPIYGVEKYEVYKKENDEENFVLVDTVESMSLSYTDSTFERSGVYEYYVKAVDGNPEHIVLSDIQTIVIPEPTLTITYPNGAETIVAGQDTTITWIGNTNNNVNIEYTVDGGVTWTTIISNAPSSGSYAWTVPDISSMICRIKITDIFDSNIYDTSDAPFSILSYILKSGFKVDADLLAAGNQGVEDIGKIGERTLVGFALYAQNWENVPGFTVAFSWDPAKAEYRASSSSTFITDNEWTLNGSTFITTPEVNILDGSLLSAGEVNNPGYFTKSFALSGSSHSEATEGLIYLAIFRTSTTFAVGDTLSIRVSVRIADGKGMIQDLGVKFFSIGIRLSPPTNLSVSDVDGDHGHSLRLSWTASSSENDSNVDWYKIYRSQSNILTDPIPLSRFSSLDSLIYDERLYTVYIDSVAVGNNEYIDECVPVNGVPYYYWLQAVGANSESEKIAAKAVDTVVCVDEKPAAFVLHPAYPNPFNPSTTIQFEINEKSNVRLVMYDILGREISVIQDGLMSAGLHECIWDGRNKEGIITGSGVYIYKIIAGSHSAQGKVLFLR
- a CDS encoding ABC transporter ATP-binding protein/permease; amino-acid sequence: MNTQADIKKRGITPDSFREYSLWAIIRRLMTYIRPYTAMAVTAFILSMSSSLLLVIRPYFIKTAIDKYLTKGNLVGFNRFMLLFASIYVISVVVDYFLGMLTGMLGQKVMHDLRMNIFKHVMSMEMSFFDHNQVGRLMTRITDDVSTLNELYTSGAIQIINNSTIIIGIIVFMFLMDWKLAIITMILLPLLYLVGHLFADRVRTVYRNIRKGTARLNAFLQESISGIRIIQLMRRTGWSFNKFTKYSDDLMDVKIRNVLYYGLFFPIMEFIGVFGMVLILVKGGFRIQAGTLQIGVMIAFVRLIDMFFWPVRELAENFNVMLSAVASSERIFTLLDTKPSITELPATVPLPKDADIVFDRVWFAYEDDEWVLRDVSFRVGPGERIAFVGPSGAGKTSIINLLLRFYEVDRGRILVGGKDIREISLSDLRHRFALVGQEPFLFNRTVAHNINLGDDRITRDTMSRVLSKIQFDTSANDSGDLLDIEVMERGSRLSLGQRQLVSFARALAADRDILVLDEATSSVDTYTEGIIQKAVPVLMENRTSIVIAHRLSTVRTVDRIHVLARGRMCETGTHDELIKQNGIYAKLCKMHMVE